One genomic region from Nostoc sphaeroides encodes:
- a CDS encoding putative toxin-antitoxin system toxin component, PIN family, protein MKVVIDTNVLVSAVLKGRVPREVIQFIFDNPDWQWIASEEIIVEYKEVLSRRKFKLTDEVICEWFEIIDTFITRIDVNLEVDFPRDRKDEKFLACAMAAEADFLITGDSDFNQAQILVNTTIISVSLFNRLVCDVGG, encoded by the coding sequence ATGAAAGTTGTTATTGATACTAACGTTTTAGTTTCTGCTGTCCTTAAGGGTAGAGTACCAAGGGAAGTTATTCAGTTTATTTTTGATAATCCTGATTGGCAATGGATAGCCTCTGAAGAAATTATTGTGGAATACAAGGAGGTATTAAGCCGCAGAAAGTTTAAGTTGACGGATGAGGTGATATGTGAGTGGTTTGAAATTATCGATACATTTATAACGCGAATTGATGTAAATTTGGAAGTTGATTTTCCCAGAGATAGAAAAGATGAAAAATTTTTAGCTTGTGCTATGGCAGCAGAAGCAGATTTTTTGATTACGGGTGATTCAGATTTTAATCAGGCACAAATTTTGGTAAATACAACAATTATTTCTGTTTCTTTATTTAACAGATTAGTTTGCGATGTAGGGGGGTGA
- a CDS encoding ABC transporter permease gives MAITKRRLPTFLQFGNSLNLSQKLMLIGLAITLFFIFLAFFAPVFQAWGWLQNPKDFLSNPIHEPPSAKHWFGTSRLGYDVFSRTLFGAQAALQVVILATALSMIIGVPLGMLSGYLGGKLDKVLLFIMDSIYTLPGLLLSVTLAFVVGRGILNAAIAISIAYIPQYYRVVRNHTVSVKTEVFIEAAQAMGASTWVVLSRYLFFNVIQSVPVLFTLNAADAILVLGGLGFLGLGLPEEVAEWGHDLKQALEALPTGIWWTTLFPGLTMTFMVVGLSLLGEGLNEFVNPRLRRENRIRK, from the coding sequence ATGGCCATTACAAAACGGCGACTACCGACATTTTTACAGTTTGGCAACAGTCTCAATCTTTCGCAAAAACTCATGCTCATCGGGTTAGCCATTACCCTATTTTTCATCTTCCTGGCATTTTTCGCTCCCGTATTCCAGGCTTGGGGATGGCTGCAAAACCCGAAAGATTTTCTCTCTAATCCAATTCACGAGCCACCCTCAGCTAAACATTGGTTTGGTACTAGTCGTTTGGGTTATGATGTGTTCTCCCGGACATTGTTCGGCGCTCAAGCTGCTTTGCAGGTGGTGATTTTGGCAACAGCGCTGAGTATGATTATCGGTGTGCCTTTGGGGATGCTCAGTGGTTATCTCGGCGGGAAGTTGGATAAAGTGTTGCTGTTTATTATGGATAGCATCTACACTCTACCAGGGCTACTGCTGTCTGTGACACTGGCGTTTGTGGTGGGGCGGGGGATATTAAATGCAGCGATCGCTATTAGCATTGCCTACATTCCCCAATATTACCGCGTCGTTCGCAACCACACCGTGAGCGTGAAAACTGAAGTATTCATCGAAGCTGCTCAAGCAATGGGCGCTTCTACTTGGGTTGTGCTTTCTCGTTATTTATTTTTTAACGTCATTCAAAGCGTACCCGTCCTATTCACACTCAACGCTGCTGATGCAATTTTGGTGTTGGGAGGTTTGGGCTTTTTGGGGCTAGGACTTCCCGAAGAAGTGGCAGAATGGGGACATGATTTAAAACAAGCCTTAGAAGCTTTACCTACTGGAATTTGGTGGACTACACTTTTCCCTGGTTTAACCATGACATTCATGGTAGTAGGGTTATCACTACTTGGTGAAGGGTTAAATGAATTTGTCAATCCCCGGTTACGAAGAGAAAATAGAATCCGAAAGTAG
- a CDS encoding ROK family protein, which produces MTNDKIQVIGIDVGGTAIKLGRFTPDGTCLQSLTVAAPQPTTPEAVLAVIVDAIAQIDPDNQAVAIGVGTPGPSDARGRIAKIAINLPGWIDVPLADWLETKTDKPTAIANDANCALLGEAWLGAGRHFQNLILLTLGTGVGGAIILDGKLFVGHQGAAGELGLISLNPNGPICNSGNQGSLEQYACATAIRRRTLKEPIELGFLAQQGDTAALTFWQEYGSYLGIGLTSLIYVLTPQAIVIGGGISGSFEFFFPAVKAEIEKRVQPLSRVGLQILPAELGNFAGIVGAAKLAWQHYSGF; this is translated from the coding sequence ATGACAAATGACAAAATTCAAGTAATTGGCATTGATGTGGGGGGGACAGCAATTAAGCTGGGGCGTTTTACACCCGACGGTACTTGTCTGCAATCCTTGACTGTGGCGGCTCCCCAACCGACAACACCAGAGGCTGTGCTGGCGGTGATCGTAGATGCGATCGCGCAAATTGATCCAGATAATCAAGCTGTTGCTATTGGTGTTGGGACTCCTGGCCCATCTGATGCAAGGGGACGCATTGCCAAAATCGCTATTAACTTACCTGGATGGATCGATGTGCCTTTAGCAGATTGGTTAGAAACCAAAACTGACAAACCTACTGCGATCGCTAATGATGCTAATTGCGCTCTTTTGGGAGAAGCTTGGCTGGGAGCCGGTCGCCATTTTCAAAATCTGATTCTGCTAACTTTAGGTACTGGCGTTGGTGGCGCAATTATCCTTGATGGCAAACTATTTGTTGGACATCAAGGAGCCGCCGGGGAATTGGGTTTAATTTCATTAAATCCAAATGGGCCAATTTGTAATAGTGGCAATCAAGGCTCTTTGGAACAATATGCCTGTGCTACTGCGATTCGTCGCCGCACTCTCAAAGAACCCATCGAATTGGGTTTTCTTGCCCAACAAGGAGATACCGCAGCATTGACTTTTTGGCAAGAATATGGTAGTTATTTGGGAATTGGTTTGACGAGTTTAATTTATGTACTCACACCGCAAGCGATCGTGATTGGTGGCGGTATAAGTGGCAGCTTTGAGTTTTTCTTCCCAGCAGTGAAGGCAGAAATTGAGAAGCGAGTTCAGCCTTTATCACGGGTGGGTTTACAAATATTGCCTGCCGAGTTAGGCAATTTTGCTGGGATAGTAGGTGCAGCAAAGTTAGCATGGCAACACTATTCAGGATTTTAG